A genomic stretch from Penaeus monodon isolate SGIC_2016 chromosome 25, NSTDA_Pmon_1, whole genome shotgun sequence includes:
- the LOC119589117 gene encoding uncharacterized protein LOC119589117 has protein sequence MEGNVAGSCLCKGVQYYVPNKPLQWFRCHCSMCRKAIGSEHCTFIAVNDTNLEFKSKKTLKEFQSSKHVVRSFCSTCGCSISMKYDSEVDLIWFNAATLDVELPVVDPHQVYLKDKVPYLDIMSKAPSAIDQSMCADKDL, from the coding sequence ATGGAAGGAAATGTTGCAGGATCTTGTCTTTGCAAAGGAGTCCAGTATTATGTTCCCAACAAGCCTTTACAGTGGTTTCGGTGCCATTGCTCCATGTGCAGGAAGGCCATCGGTTCAGAACACTGCACTTTCATTGCTGTGAATGATACAAACCTTGAGTTCAAAAGCAAGAAAACCCTCAAGGAATTCCAGAGCTCAAAGCATGTAGTGAGGTCTTTCTGCAGTACTTGTGGGTGCTCAATCAGTATGAAGTATGACAGTGAAGTAGATTTGATTTGGTTTAATGCTGCAACTTTAGATGTAGAGCTCCCAGTAGTTGACCCTCACCAAGTCTACCTTAAGGATAAAGTCCCTTACTTGGACATCATGTCTAAGGCACCAAGTGCTATTGACCAGTCAATGTGTGCAGACAAAGATTTGTAA